TGGTGAGGAAGATGCCGCAGTACACGCCCACCTTCATCAGCACGTTGATTTCTTCGATGCCGGATGTGTAGACGAGCGAGCGCCCTTCCGGGGGCAGCGCGTCCAGCACCGGCCGCATCAACACGCCGAAGATGGGCTTGGCGAAGATGAGCGACACGGCGCCCAGCACGAGCACCGCGAGCGAGCACTTCACGAGCCGCGTGCGCAGCTCCGTGAGGTGCTCCGCCAGGCTCATCCGGAAATCCGACAGGTCAACCCCTTGGCGATTCAGGGCTCAGCTCCGTTTCGGCGCGTTGCGCGCCACCGTGCCCGGGATGGGGGCGAGTTGCGGAAGGCCGTTCTCGTCCTGAGCCGGCGCCGCACCCGGCTGCGCCGCGGCCTGCGGGTCCGCGGCGGGAGCGGCGTCCGCGGCCACGGCGGCCTCGGCGGGCACGGGCACGTTGGCGGGGTCCACCGTCGCGGCGAGCTCGGGGGCGGGCTCGGCGAGCACGTTGGCGGGGGCGGCCCCCGGGATGGAGGACGGGGCGAGCTCCGGCGGCGGGGACGGCACGCGCGTGCCCGGGCGCGTCGGGGGCATGCGGTTGAAGTCCTCGTCCATGGCGTAGAACTCGCGCTCCACCACGTTGCGCACGTCGTCCGTCTGCCGGCGGAACTCGCGCATGAACTTGCCGATGGCCCGCGCCAGCTCAGGCAGCCGCTGGGGGCCGAGCACGATCAGCGCGGCCACCAGGATGAACACCATTTCGCCTGCGCCGATGTTGAACATGGGTGGTCGTCATCCCCTGTGGAGGGAACGTCCCCGGGTTATCGCGCCCACAGGCGGCCCGCGCAACCGTCAGCGACCGTCCAGCGTCCGTCTGGCCTCGTGTCCGGGAGGCGGGCGGCCGGGCTCCCCGCCCCACTCCCATGCTCCCCTGGGGCACATTGCCCCATCAGCCGTGGGAGTGGGCCTCCGGTGACAGCGGCGCGGCCATCCCCTGCGCCGGGGGCACCGCCAGGGCCCGGGCCTGTTCGCGCGAGCGCACCCGCCCCTCCACCACCCGCAACATGACGGGCACCCCCACCGCCAGCCCGATGGACACCCAGGCGATGGTGTCCATGCCGCCGAGCGTCCCGTCCGGCAGGTCCACCAGCAGGCGCGCCGACAGGAAGGCCCCCAGCGCGGAGGCCATGTGCTGGGTGGCGGACTGCAGCGACATGAAGCGGGCGCGCACCGGGTTGTCCGGCACGCGCGAGGTGAGCGTGTTGTACGCCACGTTGCGCACGCCCATGGCCAGCATGAAGACCATGAACAGCACGGGGATGGGCAGCCACGCGGGGTAGTGGATGAAGCCCACGTACGTGGTGAGGGCCGCCAGCACCACGCCCACCGAGCCGATGCGGAAGGAGCCGAAGCGGTCCACCAGCGGCCCCGTCAACCGCAGCGTGAAGAAGCTCACGATGCCGCCCGCGGCGTAGAGGATCCACAGGTTCTCGCGCGGGTAGCCCAGGTTCTGCTGGAGGTAGGCGGAGATGTTGGGGATGACGATGAAGCCGCTCATCATCACCAGCGCCGTCATCAGGTAGGACAGCTGGACGTCGGCGTTGCCCAGGAGCTCCGCCACGCCCGGGGCCCGGGCCGCGCTGCCGCCGGGCTTGAGGTGCCCGCGCACGGGAGGCAGAAGCCACAGCGCGGCCAGCACCAGCACCAGCCCCAGCGCCGCCACCACGAAGAAGGGCGTCCGCCAGCTGCCCAGCTCCGCGACCTTCAAGGCCAGGGGCACGCCCAGCACGGAGGCCACGGAGAAGGACGCCATCACCGCGCCCAGCGCCCGGCCCCGGCGCTCCACCGGGATGAGGTCCGCGATGATGGACAGGGACAGCGCCGTCGCCGGCCCTCCGAAGAGCCCCGCGCACACCCGCGCCAGCAGCAGCGTGGACAGCCCCACCGCGAGTCCCCCCGCCGCGGTGGCCGCGACGAGCCCCAGCATGCACACGGCCAGCGCCTTGCGCCGGTCGAAGCGGTCCAGGAAGTAGCCGCCCAGCAGGCCCGCCACGCTCGCGGCGGCGGTGTAGCTGCCGCCAATGGTCCCGATGTGCGAGGACTCGATGCCCAGCCCCTTCGCGAAGTCCGGGCCCAGCGGCATCACCATCACGAAGTCGAGGATGTTGACGAACTGCACCGCGCCGATGAGCAGCACCACGGCGCGCTCGGAGACGGAACGGGGGGTGGCGGACTCGGACGACTCGGGCATGGAGGCCTTCAGCGGGGAACCGCGGGTGCGTCAGACACGGAAGCGGCGCACCTCGGCGCGGAGGATTTCGGCCTGGCGCGTGAGGTTGTCGATGGCCTCCTCCAGCTGGCGCACCGAGCGCGTCTGGTGCTCGGACACGCCCTTGATGGTCTCCACGGCCTTGAGCACCTGCTCGCTGCCCTTGGTCTGCTCCTTCTGGGCGCGGTTCAGGTGGGTGACCATCTCGTTGATGCTCTCGATGGAGCGGGTGATCTGCTTGCTGCCGTGCGCCTGCTCCTGGCTGGAGCGCTGCACGTGCTGGGTGAGCGTCTTCATCCGCTCCGCGCTCTTCATGATCTACTCGCCGCCCCGGGCCTGCTCGTTGGAGGCCTGGGAGATCATCGACACGGTGGCGGAGATGCGGTGGATGGCGGCCGTCACCTGCTTGCTGCCGCGCGCCTGCTCCACGGTGGCGCGGGCAATGGCCTTCACCATCTGCGTGGACTTCTGGGTGCTGTCGTTGATCTTCCGGAGGGCGCCTTCCGCCTCGCGGCCCAGCTGCACGCCCTCCTCCACGCTCTTGACGCCCTGGTTCATCACCACCACGGCGTTGCGGCTCTCCTCCTGCACGCCGCGGATGAGCTCGGCGATCTCCTTGGTGGACGCGCCGGTGCGCTCGGCCAGGTCCTTGATCTCCTCCGCGACCACCGCGAAGCCCTTGCCGTGCTCACCCGCCTGCGCGGCGATGATGGCGGCGTTGAGGGCCAAGAGGTTCGTCTGCTCCGCCACGTCGTCGATGACGTTGAGGATGTTGCCAATCTCGCTGATGCGCCGGCCCAGGCTGTCGATGACGCCCGCGGCGGTGCGGCTGGTGTCCTTGATGCGGTCGATGCCGGAGAGCGTCTTGCGCAGGGCCTCCACTCCGGTCTGCGCGTCCTCGAAGACCTGCTCGGACAGGCGGGCGGTCTCGTTGGCGTTGGCGTCGACCTGGCCGATGGCGGCGTCCATCTCACTGATGGCGGAGGAGGTGTCCTCCGTGGACGCGGAGAGGTCCTCGATGTTCTTGGCCACCTCCTTGATGGAGTACGTCATCTGCTCGATGGCGCTGGTGGTCTCCTCCACGCTGGCGGCCATGGCCTGGACGTTCTCCGCCACCTCGTCGTTGGTGGCGGCCATCTCCATGATGGAGGAGCTGCTCTCCTCCGCGCTCTGGTAGAGGACCTCCACGTTCTCCGCGATGCCGCGCAAGCTGGCCATCATCTCCACCATGGAGGAGGACGTCTCCTCCACGCGCGACTGCACGGTGCCCGCGCCGGAGGACACGGTGGTGCCGGTGCGGTGGATCTGCTCGATGACGCCGGCCACCACGTCGGACACGCCGCGCACGCGGCCCAGCGTGTCGCGCCAGGACTGGGCCATGCGGTTGAGGGCCTCCGCCAGCTGGCCCAGCTCGTCCTTGTTGTTGCGCACCTCCGCGCGGCCGGTGAGGTCGGCCTCCGCCAGCTTGCGCGCCATGGACATCATCGCGTCCAGCGGGTGGAGGATGAACGCGCGCGAGATGAGGAACGCCACCAGGAGGAAGAGCACCAGGCCCACGAGGAAGGCCAGCAGCACCGTGTGGCGCAGGGCCGTGAGCACTCCCTCCAAACGGGCCCCGTCCACCACCACCACGACTTCGCCGGGCACGCCGCCCGCGAGCGTCAACGGGTCGGAGACCGCCCAGGCGTCGTTCTCGAAGGACAGCTGATCCAGCGGCGGCAGGGGGCGCAGCTGGAGACGGTCCTCCAGCCCCTTCGTGAACCAGGCGGGCGGCGGCGAGGGGAAGGTGGCGCGGGGCACGCCCTGGGCATCCAGCACCGCCACGACGCTGAAGTCGTCATCCAGGCGGTAGAGCCCTTCCAGGTTGGGCACCGGCTGGGTGCCCGACTGCCTGTCGACCAGGGCAATGACCTCCTTGGCCTTGTTGTGGGCGTGCAGCGCCATGCGCTCCCTCAGGTGGTTGCCCACCTGGCGGGGAACGACGAAGTAGAGCGTCCCGAGGATGACGGCCAGCGCGAGGCCGAACGAACCCAGGAGGATGCCCCGGAGACCGGGTTTCTTGAGGCGACGTGGCAAAGCCCGCGCACTGTAGGGAGGGTGGCCCGTCCAGGGCAAGGAACGGACTTCCCCGCCTGCCAGGGACGGACGCTGGGTTCCCGGGAGCAGGATGCGTAAGGTCCAGGAGATGACCGCGACGCTGCTGCTCACCGATCCGCTCTTCCTCCAGCACGACGCCGGCGAGGGCCACCCCGAGTCGCCCGCCCGCTTGCGGCGCATCCTCCAGATGCTGGCGCGAAACCCCATCGCGGGCACGGTGATGACCCATCCCCGCTCCGCCACGGACGCGGAGATTCTCGCGGTGCACACCCCGGCGCACCTGGACGCGATGGAGAAGCTGGGCGGCCGCTTCGAGCGCATCGACGAGGACACGGTGGTGTCGCCGGACAGCATCGACGCGGCGCGACTGGCGGCGGGCGCGGCGGTGCAGGCCGTGGAGGCGGTGATGGCGGGAACGGCGAGGAACGCGTTCGCGCTGGTGCGTCCGCCCGGCCACCACGCGGAGCCGGAGCGGGCGATGGGCTTCTGCCTCTACAACAACGTCGCCATCGCGGCGGAGGCAGGGCGGCGGCTGGGAGCCGAGCGCGTGCTGGTGCTGGATTGGGACGTGCACCACGGCAACGGCACGCAGGCGGCGTTCTGGGGGCGCAGGGACGTGCTCTACCAGTCGGTGCACCAGTTCCCCTACTACCCGGGCAGCGGCGCGGCGCCGGAGGTGGGGCGCGGAGAGGGCCAGGGCTTCACGGTCAACTGCGGCCTGCCGGGCGGCAACACGGACGCGGACTACGGGATGATCTTCGAGGAGCTCCTGCTCCCGGTGGCGCAGGCCTACCGGCCGGACCTGGTGCTGGTGTCCGCGGGGTTCGACCCGCACCGCGCGGATCCGATTGGCGGCATGGACGTCACCGAGCGCGGCTTCGCGGCGATGTGCACCGCCGTACGCAAGCTGGCGGAGGAGGTCTCCGGCGGGAAGCTGGCGCTGGTGCTGGAGGGTGGCTATTCGCTGGAGGGGCTGTCGAACTCCGTGCACGCGTGCATCGAAGTGCTGGCGGGGCGCGATGACAGCTTCGCGCCCGGCACCGTGAACGCGGACGCGAGGGCGGCGCTGGCGACGAGCCGTGAAGCGATCAAGCCGTACTGGGCCAGCGTGCGCTGAAGACCGCTCAGTACAGCGTGTCCTCGGCCATGGGAATGCCAGACAGCTCCAGCAGGAACGCGCCCAGCTCATGGATGGCACGCGCGGGCCCTTTCGGGTCCGGGCTGTGGATGCTCACCATCCGGTAGCGCCCATCTCGCCCTCCCTCGAAGAGCCAACTCGCCCCATCGAGGTAGGAGAGGTTCCGAGACGCGAAGAAGCGGTCCATGGTCCAGAAGCGGGCCGCGTCCAATCGCTGTTGCACGGCCTGCCACTGGGTGGGCGTGAGCAGGACGCGCCGGTCGACAGCCAACGTCCCTTCTTCCCTGCCGGCCACCTTCACGTGCAGGGAGTGGACAAGGCCTCGGTGCTCGATGCGGATGACGAAGGGATCCACGTGAAGCGGTAGACCTCGGCGCCGGGTGCCAGGGGGAGCAGCGGTCCTTCCTTCAAGGCCCGCAGCATGCCGGAGCACCAGCAGTGCATGAACTCCTGGCTGCGCGCATCCTCGAACTCCACCTCCAGGCCGGGCATCAGGGACAGGTCCGGGAAGCGCTCCGCCGCCGTCTGGGGACCGGCGGGCTCCGGGGCTATTTCTTGGGCAGGACCGACTTGCCCTTCACTTTCAGGTCCACCAGCCTCCACTGCCCCGGCTCCTTCTCCAGCAACTCCTCGAACTGCTCCGCAGTCAGAGTCCTTGGCGGCTTGATGGGCTGCTGCGGCTGCGAGTTCGGCTCGCTTGTCGGTGTTGAGGTTCTTGTCGGCTTCGCCATAAGAGGTACCTACTCCCTTCCTGCAAGCGGGGATGACTTCCAGCCTCTCCTCGTTGTGCTCCGCGATGAGGCGGACGTTGTTCTGCAGGAACTTCTCCAGCTTGCCCAGCCAGGCCTCCACCTCCGCCCCTGCGCACGTGGACCGCAACAACTCCACGGTGCGCGCATGGAAGCCCCGGGCGCGGGGATGGAGCGAAGTGCCCGCGTGCTTCTCGATGATCCGCGAGCGCACGCCCTGGTGGGCGAGGAACAACGCCGTCGAGAGGCCCACGAGGCCACCTCCGACGATGAGCACCTGAGGCTGCGAGGAAGGGGCTTGCATGCCCGGACACATAGGTCCCCGCGCACCGCGTCCAGGCTTCTTCAGCCGCCGGACTGACGGCCTTCAATCGCGCACAGGAGCACCGCCGCGGCGATTCCCAGACGCCGATCCAACCGGCGCTGCGTGTCCACGGAGAAGTCCAGGTCGATCTTCTGGATGAACGGGTTGAAGTGCTGCTTGAAGCTGAACACCTGATCGCTGCCCAGGGTCCCGGTGAAGGTCTGCGGGATGAGGTTGGTGAGGAAGCGCCGCACGAGCGCCAGCAGCATGCTGTCCTCCTCCACCTTGCCCACCTCCTGCCCGTCCGCGTCCAGGATGAGCCAGGTGTCGCGAAGGATGGAGCTCAGGGCCTTGCGGCGCAGCGCGCCCACGCGCTCTCCGGTCGCCGCGTCGGTGACGTCGTAGGTGGCGCCGAAGTCCAGGATGCTGCGGGCCTGGATGGTGATGAGCTCCTCCTGCATGTCCTCGCCGCTGTAGACGCGCAGGTCCTCCTTCAGCTTGAAGGCCTTCATCTTCGAGTAGAAGGCGACGTTGCCCGCCTCGTCGTAGATGTGGAACGCGCCGCCGAAGATCTTGAAGAACTTGCGGCGGAGCATGTAGCGGGGCTGGCCGAAGCGCCCGGAGGCAAGCTCACTCCGGGGACGGGTCTGGAGGGCGGAGGACATGACTCCCTCCCTAGCGCGAAGCGGCCCGCGGAGCCAGGGACCTAGGGAATGCCCTGCTGCTGCTTGCTCTTCGCCACGAGCTCCTGGGCCTTGGCGTGGATGTTGTCGAACTGCGTGCGGTAGACGTCCGAGTGGCTCTTGCCCGTCTTCGCGTCCGGGACGTTCTGGCGCGCCCAGTAGCTGTCGAAGCTGGGGTCCGCGCCCTCCAGCCGCTTGCCGAACCGGTCCATCTCCTTGGGCCAGCCCTGGTTCTGGATGCCGTCCTTCATCACCTCATGGTGGCGCTTGATGCCGTCGTACTCGATGCGCTCCATGCTCTTGGCGAAGTTCTCCCGCCGGGCGTTCAGGTCCCCGCCGAAGGCCGGCTTGCCCAGCGCCGCGTTGACCTCGTTCTGGAAGGCGTCGCCCGTGACCTTGCTGAACTTCTTCTGCTGGGCCGCGTTCGTCATCTCGAAGGCCATGACGCCGGCGCGCTTGGGGCCCGTGAGGTCCGGCCGCAGGCCAATCTGCTTCGGGCCCGCGTAGAACATGCCGCCCTGGACCTGGTCCTTGGTGATGACGTTGAGGGTCTTGCCATCGGACGCCTGCGAGGCGTCGTTCGCCAGCGCCGCGTACTTCGGATTCTTCAGCATCTCCTCGTGCGCCATCTTGTCGTAGGCGGCGTGCATGGAGGGGTCCGTGGGCGGCTTCTGCACCTGCTGCTGCGGCAGGGTCTCCTGGGTCCGCTGCTTCTTCGCCGGGGGCCCTTCCGCCACCGGCTTGCGGATGGGCGAGGTGAGCTCGTCGTGCTTGCGCTTCGGCGGCAGCGAGGGGCCAGAGCCTGCTTTGAAGATGCCACGGGGCATGGGGAGCGCTCCTGGGAGGGGAAGCGCAGGATAGCGCGAAAGCCCCTGCCAGGACACGCCGCGTCATGCCTTGCGCCGCTCGTGCTGCTGGAAGGCTTCCATCTGCGCGGCCAGCGCGCGCTGGAACGCGGGCCGGGCCTCGCAGCGTTCCTTGTAGGCCTTGAGCGTGGGATGCGCGTCGAGCACCTCCGTGTGCCGCAGGATGCGCAGCACCGTGGTCATCATCAGGTCGCCCGCGGTGAAGCGGTCCTCCAGGTACTCGCGGTTCCCCAGCCACGTGGCCAGCTCGCCCAGGCGGTGGTGGATCTGCTTCTCCACGTCGGGCCGGCGGAGCTTCGCCCACGGGGCCTCCGCCGCGAACAGGTCGATCTCCGCGAGCTGCTGGAGGTGGATCTCCAGCGAGTTCAGCGCCGCGAACACCCACGTGAGCGCGCGCGCCCGGCCCGCCTCGTCCTTGGGGAAGAGCGCTTCGCTCTTCAACGCGATGTGGACCACGATGGCGCCGGACTCGAAGAGCGTCAGGCCGTCCTCCTGGAACACCGGCACCTGCCCGAAGGGCTGCTGCGCGCGGTAGTCCGCGGACTTCTGAATCTGGGGGTCGATGAGCCGCGCCTCGTAAGGCAGGCCCGCCTCCTCCAGCGCCCACCTCACCCGGAGGTCACGAACCACGCCCTGCGCGAACGGCGGCACCCACTTGAATGCACTGACGGTGATCATGCCCGGCAGCCTCGCGCCACTCCGACAGGCATGACCAGCGTCATGCATGACGCATGTCGCCGGAGTGACCGGCCGGATGCGCCGCTGGCTGCCCCTCTCCATGGGACGATGCTCCTGTCGGGTCGGGTGGCCACCTCACGCGCATGGGCACCGCACGGAGCCACGCCTCATGGCTCACCCGCGTCAGTCCCTTCGCCGCTTCACTGAGGGGCTATGACAGGAGGCGGCTGAAGAAGGACGTGGTGGGGGCGCTCACGGTGACGGCGCTGCACATCCCGGAGGGCATGGCCTACGCGCAGCTGGCGGGGATGCCTCCGCAGGCGGCGCTGTACTCCACCCCGGCGGCGCTGGCGTTGTATGCGCTGTTCGGCAGCTCGCGGCAGCTCATCATCGCGGTGTCCGCCAGCGTGTCGGTGCTCTCCGCCGCCACGGTGGGCGCGATGGCGCAGCAGGGCACGCCGCGCTTCATGGCGCTCACGGCGGCGCTGGCGCTGATGGCGGGAGCGGTGGCCACGCTGGCGGGCGTGCTGAAGCTGGGCCGCGTCGCGCAGTTCTTCTCCTCCTCCGTGTTGAGCGGCTTCGTGTTCGGGCTGGCGCTCATCATCGCCATCAAGCAGGTGCCCAAGCTGCTGGGCATCGAGGGCGCGAAGGGCGGCTTCTTCGAGCGGCTGGGCTACCTCCTCACGCACCTGGGCCAGACGCATGCGCTGACGCTCGCGGTGGGGGCGGCGAGCATCGCGGCGCTGCTGCTCCTGGGGCGCGTGTCCCGGCGCATTCCGGCGGCGCTCGCGGTGTTGGTGCTGGGCATCGCGGTGTCGTCGCTGTTGCATCTGGATGCGAAGGGGGTGGCCATCGTGGGGCACATCCCCGCGGGC
This DNA window, taken from Corallococcus coralloides DSM 2259, encodes the following:
- the tatB gene encoding Sec-independent protein translocase protein TatB, with translation MFNIGAGEMVFILVAALIVLGPQRLPELARAIGKFMREFRRQTDDVRNVVEREFYAMDEDFNRMPPTRPGTRVPSPPPELAPSSIPGAAPANVLAEPAPELAATVDPANVPVPAEAAVAADAAPAADPQAAAQPGAAPAQDENGLPQLAPIPGTVARNAPKRS
- a CDS encoding MFS transporter, translated to MPESSESATPRSVSERAVVLLIGAVQFVNILDFVMVMPLGPDFAKGLGIESSHIGTIGGSYTAAASVAGLLGGYFLDRFDRRKALAVCMLGLVAATAAGGLAVGLSTLLLARVCAGLFGGPATALSLSIIADLIPVERRGRALGAVMASFSVASVLGVPLALKVAELGSWRTPFFVVAALGLVLVLAALWLLPPVRGHLKPGGSAARAPGVAELLGNADVQLSYLMTALVMMSGFIVIPNISAYLQQNLGYPRENLWILYAAGGIVSFFTLRLTGPLVDRFGSFRIGSVGVVLAALTTYVGFIHYPAWLPIPVLFMVFMLAMGVRNVAYNTLTSRVPDNPVRARFMSLQSATQHMASALGAFLSARLLVDLPDGTLGGMDTIAWVSIGLAVGVPVMLRVVEGRVRSREQARALAVPPAQGMAAPLSPEAHSHG
- a CDS encoding methyl-accepting chemotaxis protein, with the translated sequence MKSAERMKTLTQHVQRSSQEQAHGSKQITRSIESINEMVTHLNRAQKEQTKGSEQVLKAVETIKGVSEHQTRSVRQLEEAIDNLTRQAEILRAEVRRFRV
- a CDS encoding methyl-accepting chemotaxis protein; translated protein: MPRRLKKPGLRGILLGSFGLALAVILGTLYFVVPRQVGNHLRERMALHAHNKAKEVIALVDRQSGTQPVPNLEGLYRLDDDFSVVAVLDAQGVPRATFPSPPPAWFTKGLEDRLQLRPLPPLDQLSFENDAWAVSDPLTLAGGVPGEVVVVVDGARLEGVLTALRHTVLLAFLVGLVLFLLVAFLISRAFILHPLDAMMSMARKLAEADLTGRAEVRNNKDELGQLAEALNRMAQSWRDTLGRVRGVSDVVAGVIEQIHRTGTTVSSGAGTVQSRVEETSSSMVEMMASLRGIAENVEVLYQSAEESSSSIMEMAATNDEVAENVQAMAASVEETTSAIEQMTYSIKEVAKNIEDLSASTEDTSSAISEMDAAIGQVDANANETARLSEQVFEDAQTGVEALRKTLSGIDRIKDTSRTAAGVIDSLGRRISEIGNILNVIDDVAEQTNLLALNAAIIAAQAGEHGKGFAVVAEEIKDLAERTGASTKEIAELIRGVQEESRNAVVVMNQGVKSVEEGVQLGREAEGALRKINDSTQKSTQMVKAIARATVEQARGSKQVTAAIHRISATVSMISQASNEQARGGE
- a CDS encoding histone deacetylase, translating into MRKVQEMTATLLLTDPLFLQHDAGEGHPESPARLRRILQMLARNPIAGTVMTHPRSATDAEILAVHTPAHLDAMEKLGGRFERIDEDTVVSPDSIDAARLAAGAAVQAVEAVMAGTARNAFALVRPPGHHAEPERAMGFCLYNNVAIAAEAGRRLGAERVLVLDWDVHHGNGTQAAFWGRRDVLYQSVHQFPYYPGSGAAPEVGRGEGQGFTVNCGLPGGNTDADYGMIFEELLLPVAQAYRPDLVLVSAGFDPHRADPIGGMDVTERGFAAMCTAVRKLAEEVSGGKLALVLEGGYSLEGLSNSVHACIEVLAGRDDSFAPGTVNADARAALATSREAIKPYWASVR
- a CDS encoding FAD-dependent monooxygenase is translated as MQAPSSQPQVLIVGGGLVGLSTALFLAHQGVRSRIIEKHAGTSLHPRARGFHARTVELLRSTCAGAEVEAWLGKLEKFLQNNVRLIAEHNEERLEVIPACRKGVGTSYGEADKNLNTDKRAELAAAAAHQAAKDSDCGAVRGVAGEGAGAVEAGGPESEGQVGPAQEIAPEPAGPQTAAERFPDLSLMPGLEVEFEDARSQEFMHCWCSGMLRALKEGPLLPLAPGAEVYRFTWIPSSSASSTEALSTPCT
- a CDS encoding glutathione S-transferase family protein; this encodes MITVSAFKWVPPFAQGVVRDLRVRWALEEAGLPYEARLIDPQIQKSADYRAQQPFGQVPVFQEDGLTLFESGAIVVHIALKSEALFPKDEAGRARALTWVFAALNSLEIHLQQLAEIDLFAAEAPWAKLRRPDVEKQIHHRLGELATWLGNREYLEDRFTAGDLMMTTVLRILRHTEVLDAHPTLKAYKERCEARPAFQRALAAQMEAFQQHERRKA